Within Magnetococcales bacterium, the genomic segment TGAAATCCACCCTGAGGGAAGTGGATACCCTGAGCCGCCTGAGCAGTGACGAATTCGGCGTCATTCTCCACGACATGGGAGATTCCCAGGAAACCTTGGTCATGCTGCGTAACCTGGTGGATACGATATCTCTCCACCCCTTCCAGTACCTCGACCACGAACTGTTCATCACCGCCAGCCTGGGCATCACCCTTTTCCCGGATGACAGTACGGATGCTTCATCCCTGATTCTGCATGCCGACATGGCACTCAATCGCGCCAAAAAAGGTGGCCGGGCCAACTTTCAATACTACACCACCGCCATGGGCGTAGAGGCAATCCGTCGTTTGGAGATGGAGACACACCTCTACCGGGCCTTGAAAAAAAATGAGTTTGTCCTGCACTACCAACCTAAACTGGATCTGCACAGCGGTCGGATCGTCGGCGCCGAAACTCTGGTCAGGTGGTTGCATCCAGACATGGGCCTGTTGGCGCCCAATGCCTTCATTCCCCTCGCTGAAGAGACTGGCATCATCGTCCCGTTGGGCGATTGGATCCTTGAGCGCGCCTGCCAGGCCGGACGATCCTGGCTCGACCAGGGACACCCGCACCTGCGCGTGGCCGTCAACCTTTCAGCCCGCCAGTTCTGGCTCCCGGAGTTGACCACCAAAGTGCGCCAGATCCTTGAAAAAACCAACCTGCCCGCCACGCACCTGGAACTGGAGATCACCGAAAGCATGGTCATGGGCCATGTGAACAGGGCCATCGAAACCATGCGGGAATTGGTCGATATGGGCGTTCACATCTCCGTGGACGACTTCGGCACCGGGTACTCCTCCCTGAGCTATCTGCGCAAGTTTCCGATCCACACTTTGAAGATCGATCAATCTTTTGTGCGAGAAATTTCCGGCAAATCCGAAAGTTCCGCCATTGTTTCCGCCATCATTTCGATGAGTCAAAGTTTGCATCTGCACGTTGTGGCAGAGGGTGTCGAAACTCTGGAACAGGAACGCTTCCTGCGTGAACAAGGGTGCGATGAGGTTCAGGGTTATCTTTTCAGCAAACCGGTGACAGAAGAGCATTTTATCGCACTCCTGCACCATCAACTTCCTGTCACACCCCCACCCGCCTGATGATCTCTGGCAGTGGCCAGGAACAGACCAGCCCATCCACAAGCCGCCAGGATACTCAAGGAAGGCATGACCCGATTCAGCCATCGGCCATCCCAGTCATCGAAGGTCAAGACAACCATGAGGGCCTGTATCCCTGTCACCATCCACAACAAGGCCATATCGGGTCGATATGCTTTGCACCTCCACCAGGCCAGGCATGACAAAACGTACAAAACAAGACAAAAGATGAAAGATGCCACATTATGTACATTTGAATAAAACGGACGCATGTGGGAAACAAACATCCAGAGACGCATCAAGATTGTTTCCAACAACAGCGTCGGGTGATTTTCCATCATATAAAGAATTGTTGAAAACACCCCCTTTTCCCCGACTTTGATCAATGCCTGGTCGGGGTTTGGATTCAAGCCGGCATACCCCCATATGTAACTCCCGGTGATAAAATGTTCGGAAAAATTTTCGTGAACATCCGCATTCCCGGTCAAGACAAACAGGCACCCCAGAATACCGAGCATGGACCATGCCGGCCACCTCCCGGAAGAGGGAAGGTTGATAAACCAATATACGATGACAGGGATTAAAAAATATTTTCCTTCCGGTCGGGTCAATCCAAGAACCAGGCCCATCAGCAACGCCAGGACTACCCAACGCTGCTGGTATCGCGCCAGCCAGGCCAGGCTCACCA encodes:
- a CDS encoding glycosyltransferase family 39 protein, whose product is MAGHHAVLGIRTGGDTGRYVGAAKNILQGLPLQGKGTMNLFYDYFLAWVFGIGGGETSLVASQCLVTLGCALLLHLAVEKVFDRNVATIAAFVFLLNPEVQRWVFFILPEAIATCALVALVSLAWLARYQQRWVVLALLMGLVLGLTRPEGKYFLIPVIVYWFINLPSSGRWPAWSMLGILGCLFVLTGNADVHENFSEHFITGSYIWGYAGLNPNPDQALIKVGEKGVFSTILYMMENHPTLLLETILMRLWMFVSHMRPFYSNVHNVASFIFCLVLYVLSCLAWWRCKAYRPDMALLWMVTGIQALMVVLTFDDWDGRWLNRVMPSLSILAACGWAGLFLATARDHQAGGGVTGS